TGTGGCAATTTTTTTAAGTGGAATTTATTATGCAATTTTTTTTAAAGTTCTAGTTTTTGTAGTAAATTTAAGATTCTAATTTTTTAATAGTTATTTTTGATGATTTATACGAATTTATTAAATATTTAGTTATTACAAATTATGTTATATAGAAATATCTTTTTTTTGAGGATTTCTTTTTTTTATTTAAAATAAATTTATTGAGGTTATTTGCATGTTATATTTTGTAGGTTTAGGATTATTTAGTGAAGATGATATATCATATAAGGGTTTTAAAGCACTTCAAAGTGTTGATTGTATTTATGCTGAATTTTACACTGCTAAATTAATGGGTGGTAATATTGATAATTTAATTGAGAAACTTGATGTTCCGTTTGTTACTTTAAAACGTGAGGATGTTGAGGATCAAAATATTATTATTAGGGAAGCTATGACTAAAAATATTGCTTTTGTTACTGCAGGTGATTCTTTAATGGCTACTACTCATACGGAGCTTTATGTTGAGGCTTTAAATAAAGGTATTGAAACTCGTATTATTCATGGTAGTAGTATTTTTTCCGCTGCTCCTGGACTTGTTGGTCTTCAAGCATATAAGTTTGGTAAAACTACTACTGTGCCATTTCCTGATGAGAATTTTTTTCCTCATTCGCCATATGATGCTATTAAATTAAATTCAGAAGTTGGTCTTCATACTTTAGTTTTACTTGATATTCAAGCTCATAAGGATAAGTATATGAGTGTTAATGAGGCTATTGATTATTTAAGACGTGTTGAAAGTGAACGTGGTGAACATGTTTTTGATGATGATCGTATTGTTATAGGTCTTGCTCAGGCTGGTAGTGATAGTCCTATTGTTAAGGGTGGTACTGTTGCACAGGTTGCTGATTTTGATTTTGGTGAACCTTTGCATTGTATGATTGTTCCTGGTAATTTACATTTTATTGAGGCAGAGGCTTTACTTACATTGGCGGATGTTGATAAATCTTTACTTGAAGAGTTTTTATAGATTTTTTAGTAATACATATTATTTTATATAGTGTTAATAATATACTATTTAATTAGATATTTAAAAATTCTGAATATAGTGTGTAAGTTATTAAAATAAATAATATGTATAGAAGGGTTTTAATTGAACTACTCT
The sequence above is drawn from the Methanosphaera sp. WGK6 genome and encodes:
- the dph5 gene encoding diphthine synthase, encoding MLYFVGLGLFSEDDISYKGFKALQSVDCIYAEFYTAKLMGGNIDNLIEKLDVPFVTLKREDVEDQNIIIREAMTKNIAFVTAGDSLMATTHTELYVEALNKGIETRIIHGSSIFSAAPGLVGLQAYKFGKTTTVPFPDENFFPHSPYDAIKLNSEVGLHTLVLLDIQAHKDKYMSVNEAIDYLRRVESERGEHVFDDDRIVIGLAQAGSDSPIVKGGTVAQVADFDFGEPLHCMIVPGNLHFIEAEALLTLADVDKSLLEEFL